In Elusimicrobiota bacterium, a single window of DNA contains:
- a CDS encoding HAD family hydrolase gives MAGQKKNRAVFLDRDGVVIEEVNYLSHPDQLRLIPGSARAIARLRRAGFKVVVVTNQSGVARGYLTLKTLREVHRLLVKRLARGGAKLDGIYSCPHLPAKAGKKGCACRKPELGMLKRARKRFGLDLPRSYFVGDTTTDTLTARRAGCAAILVRTGKAGRDRVYRAKPHRTCKDLASAADWIIGIRGHKT, from the coding sequence GTGGCTGGCCAAAAGAAGAATCGCGCCGTCTTCCTCGACCGCGACGGAGTGGTCATCGAGGAAGTCAACTACCTGAGCCATCCGGACCAGCTCCGCCTCATCCCCGGCTCGGCGCGCGCCATCGCGCGCCTGCGCCGGGCCGGCTTCAAGGTCGTGGTCGTGACCAACCAATCCGGCGTGGCCCGGGGCTACCTGACCCTCAAGACCCTGCGCGAAGTCCACAGGCTCCTGGTCAAGAGGCTGGCCCGGGGAGGCGCAAAGCTCGACGGCATCTATTCCTGCCCGCATCTGCCCGCAAAAGCCGGCAAGAAGGGCTGTGCTTGCCGCAAGCCTGAGCTGGGCATGCTCAAGAGAGCGCGGAAGCGCTTCGGACTGGATCTGCCCCGCAGCTATTTCGTGGGCGACACCACCACGGACACCTTGACGGCCCGGCGCGCCGGCTGCGCGGCCATCCTGGTGCGCACGGGCAAGGCCGGCCGCGACCGGGTCTACCGCGCCAAGCCCCACCGAACCTGCAAAGACCTCGCCTCGGCCGCGGACTGGATCATCGGGATTCGGGGACACAAGACTTAA
- a CDS encoding SIS domain-containing protein, with amino-acid sequence MAKKIAGTLPGQFHKTGPGRLGIREFARWYRGQELAQWEALDLAAVEKLAAILLAAQRAGRHVFVMGNGGSAATAASIAVDFSKTAAPKGGKAWKCISLSENAAFITAMSNDHTFDDIFVKQLEILLAPGDVVLVISGSGNSVNLVKAVRFAKSRRARTAALLGFDGGRLKGLVDAPVVIPSDQYGVVEDLHLSISHIITFFLRQRGAGVRS; translated from the coding sequence ATGGCAAAGAAGATCGCCGGGACCTTGCCCGGACAGTTCCACAAGACCGGCCCCGGCCGGCTCGGCATCCGGGAGTTCGCGCGCTGGTACCGCGGCCAGGAGCTGGCCCAATGGGAGGCCCTGGACCTCGCGGCGGTGGAGAAGCTCGCCGCCATCCTCCTGGCGGCCCAGCGCGCGGGGCGGCACGTCTTCGTGATGGGCAACGGCGGCTCGGCCGCGACGGCGGCGAGCATAGCGGTGGACTTCTCCAAGACCGCGGCGCCCAAGGGCGGCAAGGCGTGGAAGTGCATCTCGCTCTCCGAGAACGCGGCCTTCATCACGGCCATGAGCAACGACCACACCTTCGACGACATCTTCGTCAAGCAGCTGGAGATCCTGCTGGCTCCGGGCGACGTGGTGCTGGTCATCAGCGGCAGCGGCAACTCGGTCAACCTCGTCAAGGCCGTGCGCTTCGCCAAGTCCCGGCGGGCCAGGACCGCGGCCCTGCTGGGCTTCGACGGGGGCCGGCTCAAAGGGCTGGTGGACGCCCCGGTGGTGATCCCCAGCGACCAGTACGGCGTGGTCGAGGACCTGCACCTTTCCATAAGCCACATCATCACCTTCTTCCTGCGCCAGCGCGGGGCGGGGGTCAGGTCTTGA
- a CDS encoding outer membrane beta-barrel protein → MKYTLLLAAAAVLALLGPAAQAADDEPYIKLGQMAVHPSYALSTAYDDNIYRVPANENGQAVAGGGVRGSWILTNDLGLGLDLPVGDMHKFNAAYDFRSDLYTTQPSANNAVSQRVDGSYDFKGSRSKARLFDSYLNTEDPQFNPESTVVAGALVSRQRRWQNTAGASAEYFLGEKFFAGADAQDTVSKYITALMGATLNRSETLFGVKSGYKVQPKTRVYLALHRQLVHYSAGSGLDRVANHRDWLADAGVEGEFTPKLKGKVQTGMGYREHDPDNAFARARPITRNWTVLVALNFKPTESDTAQLQVSRALVDAITSGNFYISNGASLDLSHKWNKLTTGVNGGVQIDKYSETTTINGYTAQRRDDTYTVGVKAGYNIQKWLTASASWAHMARYSIFSREYNFDDNKTGVELKVSF, encoded by the coding sequence ATGAAATATACCTTGCTTCTCGCCGCCGCAGCCGTCCTGGCGCTTCTAGGCCCCGCCGCCCAAGCCGCCGATGATGAGCCCTACATCAAGCTCGGGCAGATGGCCGTGCATCCCTCCTACGCGCTCTCGACCGCCTACGACGACAACATCTACCGGGTCCCCGCCAACGAGAACGGCCAGGCCGTGGCCGGCGGCGGCGTGCGCGGCTCCTGGATCCTGACCAACGACCTGGGCCTGGGCTTGGACCTGCCGGTCGGCGACATGCACAAGTTCAACGCGGCCTACGACTTCCGCTCCGACCTCTACACGACCCAGCCCTCGGCCAACAACGCCGTCTCGCAGAGAGTCGACGGCTCCTACGACTTCAAGGGCTCGCGCTCCAAGGCCAGGCTCTTCGACAGCTATCTCAACACCGAGGACCCGCAGTTCAACCCCGAGAGCACGGTCGTGGCCGGCGCCCTGGTCAGCCGCCAGCGGCGCTGGCAGAACACGGCGGGCGCCTCGGCCGAATACTTCCTGGGCGAGAAGTTCTTCGCGGGCGCCGACGCGCAGGACACGGTGAGCAAATACATCACCGCCCTCATGGGCGCCACGCTCAACCGCTCCGAGACGCTCTTCGGCGTCAAGTCCGGCTACAAGGTCCAGCCCAAGACGCGGGTGTACCTGGCCCTGCACCGCCAGCTCGTCCATTACAGCGCGGGCAGCGGCTTGGACCGCGTCGCCAACCACCGCGACTGGCTCGCCGACGCGGGCGTGGAGGGCGAGTTCACGCCCAAGCTCAAGGGCAAGGTCCAGACCGGCATGGGCTACCGCGAGCACGACCCGGACAACGCCTTCGCGCGGGCGCGCCCCATCACCCGCAACTGGACCGTGCTGGTGGCCCTGAACTTCAAGCCCACCGAGTCCGACACGGCCCAACTGCAGGTCAGCCGCGCCCTGGTCGACGCGATCACCAGCGGCAACTTCTACATCTCCAACGGCGCCTCGCTCGACTTGTCCCACAAGTGGAACAAGCTCACCACCGGCGTCAACGGCGGCGTGCAGATCGACAAGTACTCCGAGACCACCACCATCAACGGCTACACCGCCCAGCGCCGCGACGACACCTACACGGTCGGAGTCAAGGCCGGCTACAACATCCAGAAGTGGCTGACGGCCAGCGCCTCCTGGGCGCACATGGCCCGCTATTCCATCTTCAGCCGCGAGTATAACTTCGACGACAACAAGACCGGCGTGGAGCTCAAAGTCTCTTTCTAG
- a CDS encoding polysaccharide export protein codes for MSKYFLPFLCAVMACAGPQTAAGPQSAAAPAKVAAASQEQAEAAALASMMQNLQSSKTDYKIGGADLLDIQVYQQQDLSRLVRVSQNGTITFPLIGTVKVGGLSAALAEEAISTKLKGYLISPQVSIFIKEYGNKRVTVLGEVKNPGSFELPTEAKLTVLEAVSRAGGFTGIAAPDRTKVIRNVGGKSQTFTITVSDITSRGQKDKDIPLEPGDVVWVPQSFF; via the coding sequence ATGAGCAAGTATTTCCTTCCCTTCCTCTGCGCGGTCATGGCCTGCGCCGGCCCCCAGACCGCGGCCGGCCCGCAGTCCGCTGCCGCGCCCGCGAAAGTCGCCGCGGCCAGCCAAGAGCAGGCCGAAGCGGCGGCCTTGGCCTCCATGATGCAGAACTTGCAGTCCTCCAAGACCGACTACAAGATCGGGGGCGCGGACCTGCTCGACATCCAGGTCTACCAGCAGCAGGACTTGAGCCGCCTGGTGCGCGTGAGCCAGAACGGGACCATCACCTTCCCGCTCATCGGCACGGTCAAGGTGGGGGGGCTCTCCGCGGCCCTGGCCGAGGAGGCCATCTCCACCAAGCTCAAGGGCTACCTGATCAGTCCTCAGGTCAGCATCTTCATCAAAGAATACGGCAACAAGAGGGTCACCGTGCTGGGCGAGGTGAAGAATCCCGGCTCATTCGAGCTTCCCACCGAGGCCAAGCTCACGGTGCTGGAAGCCGTGTCCCGGGCCGGGGGCTTCACCGGCATCGCCGCGCCCGACCGCACCAAGGTCATCCGCAACGTGGGCGGCAAGAGCCAGACCTTCACCATCACGGTCTCGGACATCACCTCGCGGGGGCAGAAGGACAAGGACATCCCGCTGGAGCCCGGCGACGTGGTCTGGGTGCCGCAAAGCTTCTTCTGA
- a CDS encoding winged helix-turn-helix transcriptional regulator: protein MGRYSPPAPAEFTLALSNDARHCDPPVTIHMAVFKYQGHDLLMVDVPEGRHKPHGCAAGYFLRAGPNSQKLNRDELIEFVRALKPAIPERQDCPDFRYPADFDGRGFRSFLRLSGISAPGLSMEKLLVNLGLARREGRRLAVNNAGVLFFAKQPARFLPQARVTCVLFQTPERSRILDRQDLDGGLLDNLRQAEIFLLKHLPVRYEIRGFDRIEHPELPVEALREGVVNALMHRDYSVRGGNVFVEIFPDRVALVNPGGLPPGLAPEDFGTKSVHRNPLVADLLFRARKVERVGTGIRRIRELLAASRCPEPRFDFTSFFELSLPRSVSGGGQVEGGKSGASTTRRTTALGKVTVKVLEKVTVKVLEKVTANQARILSEATANPRITAKELAIILGISERKVRANINKLKVRALMKRVGPDKGGHWEVSV from the coding sequence ATGGGGAGATATTCGCCGCCCGCCCCCGCGGAATTCACCCTGGCCCTCTCCAACGACGCGCGCCATTGCGACCCTCCCGTCACCATCCACATGGCCGTCTTCAAATACCAAGGCCATGACCTGCTCATGGTCGACGTCCCGGAGGGAAGGCACAAGCCCCATGGCTGCGCTGCCGGATACTTCCTGCGGGCGGGGCCCAACAGCCAGAAGCTCAATCGCGACGAGCTCATCGAATTCGTCCGCGCCCTCAAGCCCGCGATCCCCGAACGTCAGGACTGCCCTGATTTCAGATATCCCGCGGACTTCGACGGCCGGGGGTTCCGGTCGTTCCTGCGCCTTTCCGGCATCTCCGCCCCCGGACTTTCCATGGAAAAGCTCCTGGTCAATCTCGGCCTGGCGCGCCGCGAAGGCCGCCGCCTGGCGGTCAACAACGCGGGGGTCCTGTTCTTCGCCAAGCAGCCCGCGCGCTTCCTGCCGCAGGCCCGGGTCACCTGCGTCCTCTTCCAGACCCCGGAGCGCTCGCGCATCCTGGACCGCCAAGACCTCGACGGCGGCCTGCTGGATAACCTGCGGCAGGCCGAGATATTCCTGCTCAAGCACCTGCCGGTACGCTACGAGATCCGGGGCTTCGACCGCATCGAGCATCCGGAATTGCCCGTGGAAGCCCTGCGCGAAGGGGTGGTCAACGCCCTCATGCACCGAGACTACTCGGTCCGGGGCGGCAACGTCTTCGTCGAGATATTCCCGGACCGCGTCGCGCTCGTCAACCCCGGCGGCCTGCCCCCGGGGCTGGCGCCGGAGGATTTTGGGACCAAGAGCGTCCACCGCAACCCGCTCGTTGCCGACCTCCTTTTCAGGGCGCGCAAGGTCGAGCGCGTCGGCACCGGCATCCGGCGCATCAGGGAGCTGCTCGCGGCCTCCCGATGCCCCGAGCCGCGCTTCGATTTTACCTCGTTCTTCGAGCTGAGCCTGCCCCGTTCCGTGTCCGGAGGGGGGCAAGTCGAGGGGGGCAAGTCAGGGGCAAGCACGACGAGAAGGACGACCGCCTTGGGCAAGGTCACTGTAAAGGTCCTAGAAAAGGTCACTGTAAAGGTCCTAGAAAAGGTCACCGCAAACCAAGCCAGGATACTCTCAGAAGCAACCGCCAATCCGCGCATAACAGCCAAAGAGCTGGCGATCATATTGGGGATTTCCGAAAGGAAGGTAAGAGCAAATATCAATAAGCTGAAGGTAAGGGCCTTGATGAAGCGCGTCGGCCCGGACAAAGGCGGGCATTGGGAGGTCTCCGTTTAG
- a CDS encoding putative DNA binding domain-containing protein, with amino-acid sequence MSQLKKASHPTHAEFALALSSWEGQFLEFKEAISDSLARELVAFANAEGGRIYIGVADDKKVKGIAVTNRLLSQAQDLARHCEPPVEIHAAAFKYEERDLLMIDVPEGNHKPYGCSAGYFLRSGPNCQKLNRNELVEFVRAIEPVIAERQDCPAFRHPEDFSAEAFQAFLRMSGASSGGLSTEDLLVNMGCARLDGPRLILNNASVLFFAKNPVRLLPQARVACVLFQTPERLHILDRKDLEGGLLDNLQQAEVFLLRHLPVRYEIRGLDRVEHPEFPVAALREGLVNAFAHRDYSVRGGNISIEIFPDRAAIVSPGGLPPGLAPEDFGRRSLHRNPLIADLLFRAQKVERSGTGIGRMRALLAQSNCLEPAFHFTSFFELLLARRPASGGKSGPSGGQAEGQATREVAVLQYVREHGSITRRQFVGLTGKSGETARRELGALVQAGRLARVGQGRSVKYVAGIKELAD; translated from the coding sequence ATGTCCCAGTTGAAGAAAGCCAGCCATCCGACCCATGCCGAGTTCGCCCTAGCCCTCTCCAGTTGGGAGGGTCAATTCCTTGAATTCAAGGAAGCCATTTCAGATTCCCTGGCTCGGGAGCTGGTGGCCTTCGCCAACGCGGAGGGCGGCCGCATCTACATAGGCGTCGCGGACGACAAGAAGGTCAAGGGGATCGCCGTGACCAACCGCCTGCTTTCCCAGGCGCAGGACCTTGCGCGCCACTGCGAACCCCCCGTGGAGATCCATGCGGCGGCCTTCAAGTATGAGGAGCGCGACCTCCTCATGATCGATGTGCCGGAAGGAAACCACAAGCCCTATGGCTGCTCCGCCGGCTACTTCCTTCGCAGCGGCCCCAACTGCCAGAAGCTTAATCGCAACGAGCTCGTGGAGTTCGTCCGCGCGATCGAGCCGGTCATCGCGGAGCGTCAGGACTGCCCGGCTTTCAGGCACCCCGAGGATTTCAGCGCGGAGGCATTCCAGGCTTTCCTCCGCATGTCCGGCGCATCATCCGGGGGACTGTCCACGGAGGACCTGCTCGTCAACATGGGCTGCGCGCGGCTCGATGGTCCGCGTCTGATCCTGAACAACGCCAGCGTCCTCTTCTTCGCCAAGAACCCGGTGCGACTGCTCCCGCAAGCCCGCGTCGCCTGCGTGCTTTTCCAGACCCCGGAACGCCTGCACATCCTGGACCGCAAGGACCTGGAGGGCGGCCTGCTGGACAATCTCCAGCAGGCCGAGGTGTTCCTTTTGCGGCACCTGCCGGTGCGCTATGAGATCCGCGGCTTGGACCGCGTCGAGCACCCGGAGTTCCCGGTGGCGGCTCTCCGCGAGGGGCTGGTCAACGCTTTTGCGCACCGGGACTACTCGGTCAGGGGCGGGAACATCTCCATCGAGATATTCCCGGACCGGGCGGCCATCGTGAGCCCCGGAGGCCTGCCGCCGGGCCTGGCGCCGGAGGATTTCGGCAGGCGCAGTCTGCACCGCAACCCGCTCATCGCGGACCTGCTTTTCCGGGCGCAGAAGGTGGAGCGCAGCGGAACCGGCATCGGACGCATGCGCGCTCTGCTGGCGCAGAGCAATTGTCTGGAGCCGGCATTTCACTTCACCTCGTTCTTCGAGCTGCTTCTGGCGCGCCGTCCTGCCTCGGGGGGGAAGTCGGGGCCAAGCGGAGGGCAAGCGGAGGGGCAAGCGACAAGGGAAGTCGCGGTGCTTCAATATGTCCGCGAACATGGCAGTATCACGAGGCGGCAATTTGTCGGATTGACCGGCAAGAGCGGAGAAACCGCCCGCAGAGAACTTGGGGCGCTGGTTCAGGCTGGCCGGCTCGCGAGGGTGGGACAAGGGCGCAGCGTGAAGTATGTGGCCGGGATAAAGGAACTTGCTGATTAG
- a CDS encoding polysaccharide biosynthesis tyrosine autokinase, protein MNGNQEVEEELDLTHYLDVILRRRWIVLSALAIIFTSTALVTFTTQPVYQASSLLVIEKERATGGEAYAGGALIESSNDDYYQTQYKLLQSESLTQKVFDDIGLAKEPDFAGPGGIGAFRRAITISPVLRSRLVYVRVQSHDAKLAARATNALSQTFVNQNLANQLFISKDILQALQINEDSPKARQVYEALPAVVSNTLIQTLKAEYAKLEAQNAEMSQRFTPQYPAMISLKSNLNAIKGQIQSETDKVVASVKTQLSGQLQGNNVRIVDPATVPGGPFKPKKPRALLLGLLAGLTIGLILAFMVETIDQSIRTQEDVENKLRLPFLGHIPLSGQTEGPVYQALLAKEVSLSSEAVRNLRTMIDFAGVAQKSRMMLVTSAVKGEGKSYLASNLAVTFSQLGEKVLLVDGDMRRPQVARNFSVASQQGLSNFLASGNDVSELPALLQACEIPNLKILPCGPRPPNPAELLNTPRLAALASWAKAAFDRVIVDCAPMFPINDVLLWGRHVPAVVFLVRYGQTRAPIIRNAAQKLQASNMSILGVALNAYTPSGLAYSHYGYYYQQYYRAYHHDTASAKTS, encoded by the coding sequence ATGAATGGCAATCAAGAAGTCGAAGAAGAATTGGACCTGACCCATTACCTTGACGTCATCCTGCGCCGGCGCTGGATCGTGCTCTCAGCCCTCGCGATCATCTTCACCTCCACGGCCCTCGTCACCTTCACCACCCAGCCGGTTTACCAGGCCAGCTCCTTGCTGGTCATCGAGAAGGAGCGCGCCACCGGAGGGGAGGCCTACGCCGGCGGGGCTTTGATCGAGAGCAGCAACGACGACTACTACCAGACCCAATACAAGCTTCTGCAGAGCGAATCCTTGACCCAGAAGGTCTTCGACGACATCGGCCTGGCCAAGGAGCCCGACTTCGCCGGCCCAGGCGGCATCGGCGCGTTCCGCAGGGCCATCACCATCTCGCCGGTTTTGCGCTCCCGCTTGGTCTATGTCCGCGTGCAGTCGCACGACGCCAAGCTCGCCGCGCGCGCCACCAACGCGTTGAGCCAGACTTTCGTCAACCAGAACCTCGCCAACCAGCTCTTCATCTCCAAGGACATACTGCAAGCCCTCCAGATCAACGAGGACTCGCCCAAGGCCCGGCAGGTCTATGAGGCCCTGCCCGCGGTAGTCAGCAACACCTTGATCCAGACCTTGAAGGCCGAGTACGCCAAGCTCGAGGCCCAAAACGCGGAGATGTCTCAAAGATTCACGCCCCAGTACCCGGCCATGATCTCCTTGAAGTCCAACCTCAACGCCATCAAGGGGCAGATCCAGTCCGAGACCGACAAGGTCGTGGCCAGCGTCAAGACCCAGCTCTCGGGCCAACTGCAAGGCAACAACGTGCGCATCGTGGACCCGGCGACCGTCCCGGGAGGCCCCTTTAAGCCGAAGAAACCCAGAGCCCTGCTCCTGGGCCTTCTGGCCGGCCTGACCATAGGCCTGATTCTGGCCTTCATGGTCGAGACCATAGACCAATCCATCCGCACCCAGGAGGACGTGGAGAACAAGCTCCGCCTGCCTTTCCTAGGCCACATCCCCCTGTCTGGGCAGACGGAGGGGCCCGTGTACCAAGCTTTGCTGGCCAAGGAGGTCTCGCTCTCCAGCGAAGCCGTCCGCAACCTGCGCACCATGATAGATTTCGCGGGCGTGGCCCAGAAATCCCGGATGATGCTGGTCACCAGCGCGGTCAAGGGCGAGGGCAAGAGCTATCTGGCCTCCAACCTGGCCGTGACCTTCAGCCAACTGGGAGAGAAAGTCCTTTTGGTGGACGGGGATATGCGGCGGCCCCAGGTCGCCAGGAATTTCAGCGTTGCCTCCCAGCAGGGCCTGAGCAATTTCCTGGCTTCCGGAAACGATGTCTCCGAGTTGCCCGCCCTTCTGCAAGCCTGCGAGATCCCGAACCTCAAGATCCTGCCTTGCGGCCCGCGGCCGCCCAATCCCGCCGAGCTCTTGAACACGCCGCGGCTGGCCGCGCTCGCCTCCTGGGCCAAAGCCGCCTTCGACCGCGTCATCGTGGACTGCGCCCCGATGTTCCCCATCAACGACGTGCTCTTGTGGGGCAGGCACGTCCCGGCCGTGGTCTTCCTGGTGCGCTACGGCCAGACGCGCGCGCCCATCATCCGCAACGCGGCCCAGAAACTGCAGGCCAGCAATATGAGCATACTGGGGGTGGCGTTGAACGCTTACACGCCCAGCGGCCTGGCCTACTCTCACTACGGATATTATTATCAACAATACTACCGCGCCTATCATCACGACACGGCCTCGGCAAAGACCTCCTGA
- a CDS encoding O-antigen ligase family protein, producing the protein MRDSSRWAPPEWLLESLLLSAVVFGPLAFGAVEPWSVAVLEGLLFTLGLLCLWRGFRSWDHLAYKTLVPAAAFILLIGVLQYLNPRPLSAPAGLLPATVSRTATGRELVLWSAYAVLLLCVPQVLSSRAAVRRFAWTVLCLGTAIAIIGIIQRGTGNTAYFGLRPVRHHAEPFGPYTNKNHAASMMAMCACLGFGVVSTRLLRLRREAGMGRLFDLAAIQCLLYFLVAVTLFGVIRAGSRGGTHALVAAVFVTGLLAASFVERRWLRWLWRGALLCGVAGFGAFVWAHQAWIGWVLQSPDNATAYRLSMYESGWQMFRDFPIFGVGLGGIKDSFVPYQDSLIPGLVDHIHNDWLEVLLQTGLAGFAVLALGFGAFLWRGTREWLASPSREARLLAAGALAAVACFLFQSLVEFNFQIPANAVLFLSVLSLLNAQGLVAKTGHD; encoded by the coding sequence ATGCGGGACTCGTCGCGCTGGGCCCCCCCGGAATGGTTGCTCGAAAGCCTCTTGCTTTCAGCGGTCGTGTTCGGGCCGCTGGCCTTCGGCGCGGTGGAGCCGTGGTCCGTTGCGGTCCTGGAAGGCCTGCTCTTCACTTTGGGCTTGCTTTGCCTATGGCGCGGTTTCAGATCCTGGGACCACCTGGCCTATAAAACCTTGGTCCCGGCCGCGGCATTCATCCTGCTGATCGGCGTACTGCAGTATCTCAATCCCCGGCCGCTATCGGCGCCGGCGGGGCTTCTGCCTGCCACCGTTTCCAGGACGGCGACCGGCCGGGAACTGGTGCTCTGGAGCGCCTACGCGGTCCTGCTCTTGTGCGTGCCCCAGGTGCTCAGTTCCCGCGCCGCGGTCAGGCGCTTCGCCTGGACCGTGCTTTGCCTTGGAACCGCCATCGCGATCATCGGGATCATCCAACGGGGCACTGGCAATACCGCCTATTTCGGCCTGCGCCCTGTCCGCCACCACGCGGAACCGTTCGGCCCGTACACCAACAAGAACCACGCGGCCTCCATGATGGCAATGTGCGCCTGCCTGGGCTTTGGAGTCGTCTCGACGCGCCTGCTGCGCCTGCGCCGAGAGGCGGGCATGGGCCGGCTCTTCGATCTGGCGGCTATACAATGCCTGCTCTATTTTCTGGTCGCGGTGACGCTTTTCGGGGTCATCCGGGCGGGTTCGCGGGGCGGGACCCACGCCTTGGTCGCGGCCGTCTTCGTGACGGGCTTGCTGGCCGCGAGCTTCGTGGAGAGGCGGTGGTTGCGCTGGCTTTGGCGGGGTGCTTTGCTCTGCGGGGTGGCAGGATTCGGCGCTTTCGTCTGGGCGCATCAGGCCTGGATCGGCTGGGTTCTGCAGTCACCTGACAACGCTACGGCCTACAGGCTGTCTATGTACGAGTCCGGCTGGCAGATGTTCCGGGATTTCCCGATTTTTGGCGTGGGGCTGGGAGGGATCAAGGACTCCTTTGTTCCTTACCAGGACAGCCTTATCCCCGGCTTGGTGGACCATATCCACAATGACTGGCTGGAAGTCCTGCTCCAGACTGGGCTCGCGGGCTTTGCGGTTTTGGCGCTGGGCTTCGGGGCCTTCCTGTGGCGCGGCACCCGAGAGTGGCTGGCATCGCCTTCCAGGGAGGCGCGCCTGCTTGCCGCTGGTGCGCTGGCTGCGGTAGCCTGCTTTCTGTTCCAGTCTTTGGTCGAGTTCAATTTTCAGATTCCGGCCAACGCGGTCTTGTTCTTGTCGGTCCTATCGTTGCTGAATGCTCAGGGGCTGGTGGCGAAGACGGGCCATGACTAA
- a CDS encoding SGNH/GDSL hydrolase family protein — MAGSSLLACAMLELGLRVIYGNPPSFVYPQASHVVTEYNYQKLKPNQTGTYTLNKPVRANSYGFRDFEWRVPKPAGIFRIMVVGDSMTFGVGVRGEDSFPKILERQLKRDFGNVEVLSASVQGWDTWHELEFFKREGFAYGADIVVIGLYMNDFRKGPLPPPEMTREGLIENRQPWLQWLPYKYIFLFKRSALIFYVRQRLETFGARGTNRGTMLLRNQIVAEKDEGITAAWSYIMEIARLAERNGGRVILAPIPSLSLFLLSRGSVGYLDYLRQQSRDNGIEFHDLAEAFWKHPNPERLYLYPWNMHLSVAGHELIADQLVDVLRKAIVKRERKAGSAQLMR, encoded by the coding sequence ATGGCAGGTTCTTCCCTGCTCGCCTGCGCAATGCTCGAGTTGGGATTGCGAGTGATTTATGGGAATCCGCCGAGCTTTGTGTATCCACAGGCCAGCCATGTCGTAACCGAATACAATTATCAAAAACTCAAGCCGAATCAGACAGGCACGTATACGCTCAATAAGCCGGTACGTGCGAACTCCTACGGCTTTAGAGATTTTGAATGGCGCGTGCCAAAACCCGCCGGCATCTTTCGAATTATGGTAGTGGGAGATTCAATGACTTTCGGCGTTGGAGTTCGAGGCGAGGACAGTTTTCCGAAAATATTAGAAAGGCAGTTGAAGAGAGATTTTGGAAATGTTGAAGTGCTTTCCGCTTCCGTCCAGGGCTGGGACACGTGGCACGAACTGGAATTTTTCAAGAGAGAAGGCTTTGCCTACGGCGCGGATATCGTGGTCATCGGGCTTTACATGAATGATTTCCGCAAGGGACCCTTGCCTCCCCCGGAGATGACAAGAGAGGGGCTGATCGAAAATAGGCAGCCCTGGCTGCAATGGCTGCCGTACAAGTACATTTTTCTTTTCAAGCGATCGGCATTGATATTTTACGTGCGCCAACGACTCGAGACTTTCGGCGCCAGGGGCACGAACCGTGGGACGATGCTCCTGCGGAATCAGATTGTCGCTGAGAAGGATGAGGGTATTACCGCGGCGTGGTCTTATATTATGGAGATCGCGCGGTTGGCTGAAAGGAACGGCGGCAGGGTGATTTTGGCGCCTATCCCGAGTCTCAGCCTCTTTTTGCTATCGAGAGGATCTGTAGGGTACTTGGACTATCTTCGGCAGCAGAGCCGAGACAATGGGATTGAATTTCACGATTTGGCAGAGGCCTTTTGGAAACATCCGAATCCTGAGAGATTATACCTTTACCCATGGAATATGCATCTGAGCGTGGCTGGCCATGAACTGATCGCCGACCAATTAGTCGATGTGCTTAGGAAAGCAATCGTGAAACGAGAAAGGAAAGCCGGATCCGCACAACTAATGAGATGA
- the rfbC gene encoding dTDP-4-dehydrorhamnose 3,5-epimerase — MIFKALPLQGAFLIRPEKKGDTRGRFFRIFCMKEFARIGQKKPFAQINHSQTAKSGTVRGLHFQYPPDAETRLVKCIRGKVYDVVVDIRRGSPTFLKWHGEFLSAANSCMLYLPEGFAHGFQTMEPNTELIYFHTGFYAPKNEGGIGCQDPILGVKWPRPITHLSRRDQSHRTLSADFRGIKI; from the coding sequence ATGATTTTCAAAGCACTCCCCCTGCAAGGTGCCTTTTTGATTAGGCCGGAAAAGAAAGGCGATACGAGAGGGCGATTCTTCCGCATTTTCTGCATGAAGGAATTTGCACGAATTGGGCAAAAGAAGCCATTTGCTCAAATCAACCATTCACAGACTGCCAAATCCGGAACTGTCCGAGGGCTGCATTTTCAATATCCTCCAGACGCAGAGACGCGGCTTGTCAAATGCATCCGGGGCAAGGTATATGATGTTGTTGTTGACATCCGAAGAGGTTCGCCGACCTTCCTGAAGTGGCACGGCGAGTTCTTAAGCGCCGCGAATTCATGCATGCTGTACCTGCCGGAAGGTTTTGCCCATGGCTTCCAGACCATGGAACCCAACACCGAACTCATATATTTTCACACCGGGTTCTATGCGCCCAAGAATGAGGGCGGCATAGGGTGTCAAGATCCGATCCTCGGAGTCAAATGGCCACGCCCAATAACGCACCTATCGCGACGGGACCAATCCCACAGGACATTGTCTGCCGATTTCCGGGGGATCAAAATATGA